From the Sanguibacter sp. HDW7 genome, the window GGGAGACCGCCCCTCCGTGCCTCGAAGCCGTCGGGCGACCCCGAGGCGGCCGCGACGCCTAGGACGCCCCGACCCGCTCGACCACACCGAGCGCGTCGAGCAGCTGCAGCCGCAGGTCGCCGAAGCCCGGCACGCCACGTCGACGCGGGCGTGCGAAGGGCACCGTGACGTCAAGACCGACCCGACCGTCCGTGAGCACGACGACCCGGTCGGCGAGGAGGATCGCCTCGTCGACGTCGTGCGTGACGAGCAGCGCTGCAGGCCGGTGCCGTCGGCACAGGTCCGCGACGAGCATCTGCATGCGGATGCGTGTGAGGGCGTCGAGCGCCGCGAACGGCTCGTCGAGCAGCAGCACGCCCGGGTCGCGCACGAGTGCTCGCGCGAGCGCCACCCGCTGGGCCTCGCCCCCGGACAGCTGGGTCGGCCACGCTCGCTCACGTCCCTCGAGCCCGACCTCCGAGAGCGCCGCGAGCGCCTGGGCGCGCGACTCCCGCCCGCGCCGCCGACCGAGGAGCACGTTGCCGAGAAGCCGCGTGCCCGGCAGCAGCCGCGGCTCCTGGAAGACGACCGACAGCGGCTCGCCCACCTCGACGTCGCCGTCGTCGTGCGTCTCGAGCCCCGCGAGGATCCGCAGGAAGGTCGTCTTGCCCGAGCCCGAGGGACCCAGGAGCGCGACGAACTCCCCCGGTGCGACGTCGAGCGAGAACCCGTCGAGCACCGCGCGGCCGTCGAACGCACGCGTGACGTCGCGCGCGGAGATGCCTGTCGCCCGCGCGCTCATGCGGCTCGCCCCGCGACCCGGTAGGGCAGGAGCACCCGCTCCAGACCCCGGACGAGCAGGTCGACCCCCAGCCCCCACAGCGCGTAGATCGCCACGATGACGACGAGCACGTCCGTCTGGAAGTACTGCTGCGCCGACGTCATGAGCGCGCCGAGCCCCCGCGGGGCGTTGGTGAGCTCTGCGACGATGAGCGCGAGGAGCGACACCGACAATGACACGCGCAGCCCGACGAGCACCGACGGCACGGCCCCCGGGAGCACGACGCGGGCCACGAGCGCCGGGCCTCGCAGGCCGAAGACGCGCGCGGCCTCGACGACCTTGCGATCGACATGGCGCACCCCCGCATGGATGTTGAGGTAGAGGGGGAAGGTCGCAGCCGTCGCGATGATGATCGTCTTCGGCAGCTCGCCGATGCCGAACCACAGGACGAGCAGCGGTGCGACCGCGAGGAACGGGATCGTCCGGAGCATCTGCAGCGTCGGGTCGAGCAGCTCGTCGGCAAGGCTCGAGAGACCCGCGACGACCCCGAGGAGGATCCCGAGCGAGGCGCCGATCGCGAAGCCGGTCGCGACACGCACGAGCGAGACCTCGAGGTTCTCGGCGAGCACCCCGCTCGCGACGAGGTCGCGCGCGGTCGCGACGACCTGCCAGGGCGCGGGGAAGATCCGCTCCGGGACGCGCCCGGACGCTGATCCCCATGCCCAGGCCGCCAGCAGGGCGGCCGGCACGGCGGCACGCCGCAGCACCTGCCCCATGCGACGGACGGCGCGCCGGCCGCCGCCGGCGACCGTGCGGGTGCGCTGCCGTGGGTGCCGCGCAGGCCCGACCGGCGAGGTCGCGGCCAGGGCGTCGCGGGACGCCGCCGTGCTCCCGGCACCGGTCTCGCGGGAGTCGCCGGCGGTCCCCGGGACGGAGGCCTCGGGGACGGAGGCCCCGGGGCTGGAGGCCCCGGGGACGGGGGTCCGCACCGTGGCGGCACGCGCGCTCATGGCGCGACCCACCCGTCGACGTCGAACTCCTTCGCGCCCGAACCGTTCCCCGTGAGGAACTCGAGCGTCGTCCGGACGGTGGCGAGGCCCTGCGGGTCGACCCGCTCGGTGCCGTACGCCCAGAGGTTTGCCTGCAGGACGACGTCGACGGGTGTGCCCGTCGTCTCCGACACCCAGGTGGCGTACGCATCGTGGTCGGCCTCGATCGCGTCGGCGCCCGCGCGGTAGACCTCCCACACGGCGTCCGCGAGCCCGGGCTGCGCCGTCGCGGTCGCCTCGGCCGTGAGCGTCACGTTCGTCGCGAGAAGGTCCGGGTCGTCGACGCTCGCGCGGCTGAGGACGTGGAAGTCGTTGCGCGCGAGCCACAGGCCGGCGGTCGTCGCGGGCAACGGCACCGCGTCGACGTCCCCGCGCTGCAGCGCGGGCAGGGCGTCGGCGAAGAGGAGGTTGACGAGCTCGACGTCCTCGAGGACACCCGCGCGCTCGAGGACCGCACGGCCGTACTTGTCGAAGTTCGAGCCGAACTGCAGCGCGACCTTCTTGCCCGCGAGACCCTCGACGGACGTGATCGACGCGTCCCGCGTGAGGAACCAGATGTCCGACGAGGGCCGGGCGATCGCGAGCGCCGTCACTGGGCGGTCGCTCGCGCGCGCCTGCGTCGCGGGCGTGTCACCGATGAACCCGACCGTGACGTCGCCCGAGAGCAGCGCCTCGACGACGGGCGGTCCGTTGCTGAAGCCGACGAACTTGTCGTATACGTATCCGTGCGGCGCGAGGATCTTGTCCGCGAGGCCGCGTGCGACGGCGTAGCCGAAGGGCCCGGTCTCGGTCGGCGTCGTGCCGGGACCGCCGTTCCACGGTGCTCCGACGACGAGGGGCGTGAGCCCTCCGGGCGCGTTCGGGGTGGAGCCGGTCGCGTCGGCGGTGGCCGAGCACGCGGCGAGGGCGAGGGCGGCGGCCGCGGCGAGCGCGGTCGCGAGAGGGCCGCGGGCACGGCGGCGGGACGGCGTGTCGGACGGTGTGCGGGCAGAGCGGAGCCAGGTCATGGGGTCCTCCAGGACGAAAGGGTGGGCGGGTTGGACGAAGGGCAGGGCAGAGGGCGGAACGGCGGCCGGGCGGTCAGAGGAGACCGCGGCCGGGTCGGGAACCGCTAGGCGTCCGCGACGGCGGGGTCGGCTCGGCTCCAGCCGACGCGGCGCCGGTAGAGCCCGAGCATCCCCGCCTCCTCGAGCGCGTCGCGGTCGTGGGCGCGCGAGCCGGGCGGCTCGGGCGTGCGCAGCGGGCTCACGAAGATCGCCTCGGCGGGGCACCAGGCCTCGCACTGGAAGCACGTCTGGCAGTCCGACTGGCGCGCGATCGTCGGCACGCCGCCGGGGACGGCGTCGAAGACGTTGGTCGGGCACACGCGCACGCAGATGTCGCACAGCGTGCAGCGGACGGGGTCGACGAGCTCGATCACGGTGTCTCCTTCGGGTCGGTGGTGGGGGTGCGGGGAGCGCGGGGCTCACGCAAGGGCGGCGAGCGCCGCCCGGGAGGGCGCGTGGTCGGGTCCTGTGCGCGGGGTCTCGGGGTCGGTGGCGACCCACGGGTCGCCGAGGCCGCCGACGAGGAGGCGGCGTGCCTGCGCAGGGTCCTCCTCGGGGTGGTCGAGGCGGTGATGCATGCCGCGGGTCTCGGTGCGGGCTGCGGCGGCGGCGAGCACCCAGCGGGCGGTCTGGAGCATCCCGGCGACCTCCCGCGTGCGGAGCGCGGACGCGGAGCGGGGACCGTCCGCGGGGACGAGGACGCCGGGGGCCGACGCGAGCGCGCGCAGCCGAGCATCTCCGTCGCGGAGGATGGCGGCGTCCTTGAGGACGGAGCGCGCGGGTGGGTGGGTCTCGGACTGGACGGCGTCGAGGACGGCACGCGGCGTCGGCGTCGTCGGTCCGGGCGCGGTGCCCCGCAGGCCGAGCCCGCCCGCGGGCCGCGGGGTTCCGCGGTAGGGAGGGAGGCTCCGGGCCTCGTCGGCGGCCGTGCGCCCCGCCCACGTGCCTGTCGCGACGGCCCACGAGAGGTTGGGGCCACCGGCGCCGGTCGCGGCTCCGACGAGGCGGTCTCGCGCGGCGACGTCCCCGGCGGCGTAGAGGCCGGGCACGCCGGTGGACGCGTCGAGGCCGGCGAGGTGGAGGCCTCCGGTCCCGCGGACGGTGCCCTCGGTCACCCAGTCGATGGGGAAGTGCTCGGTGAAGGGGTCGATGCCGAGCTTGTCGGTCACCATGAAGAAGTTGGGCATGGCGGCGCGGGCGTCGGCGCGGCGCTCGGGCGGCACCTGGTCGAGGCGTGCGGTGATCGTGCCTCGCTCGGAGGCGCGGAGCAGCTCGATGCGCGTCGCGTGGAGGTCGCGGTAGTGCAGGGGCCGGCCCTCGTGGTCCCGGTAGGACGCGGCGACCATGAAGCCGTTCTTGTCCATGGACGTGCCGAGCGGGACCATGCCGTAGAAGCTCGACATCTCCATGGATGACAGGTGGGCGCCGACCTCGGCGGCCATGAGGTGGCCCTCGCCGGTGTCGACGTCGCCGCCGAGGGCGTGGCTGCGCCACGTCGTGCCGCCTGTGGCGAGGACGACGGCGCCGGCGTGGACGGTCCAGGGGCGTCCGGCGCGCGGCTGGACGCCCTGGGCGCCGCGGACGCGGCCGTCGTCGTCGCGGAGGAGCTCGAGCGCGGGGCTGTGGTCGAGGATGCGCGCGCCGCCGCGTCGGGTCCGGCCGCGCAGGAAGCGCAGGTAGTCGGGGGCGGTGCCCGCGAGGGTGCGGTCGTCGCCGCGGCTGCGGTCGGTGTCGCGGGTCGCTCCCCTGGGGCGGTAGCCCCAGCCGTCGACGAGCGCGGTGCGGGACCATGCCTCGTCGAGGACCGCCTCGATCCAGCGACGGTCGGTGAGGTGGCCGCCGCGGGCCTCGCGGACGGCGATCTCGGCGTCGCGCCGGGCGGCGTCCGGCGGCAGGAGCCAGTGGGCGACGCCCGCGGCGGCCGCGACGCCGGAGGTGCCGCACCACCCCTTGTCGACGAGGACGGTGCGGGCTCCGTGCTCGGTCGCGGCGATGGCGGCCCAGGTGGCGGCGGGGCCTCCGCCGACGACGAGGACGTCGGCGGTGAGGGTGATGCCCTGGGCGTCGTCGTGGTCGACGGTGGGGGCCGGGGCGCGGCGCGGAGCTGTCATGGGTGGGAACGTACGGCCTTCTGGACCAAAAAGGTCTAGATAAAGCCCTCATCCCGCATCGCGAGACGAACCAGGAGCATTCCTAGCCTGGCTAGGTATATAGTGACGGCGTGACTGCAAACCGACCCCGCGCCCGCCTCTTGCGCAGCCTCGTCCCCGCACTCCTCGTCGTCGTCTGGCTCGGCCTCGCCTCCTTCGGCGGGCCGCTCTTCGGACGTATCTCCGAGGTCTCGTCGAACGACCCCACGGCGTACCTGCCGACGAGCGCGGAGGCCACGCAGGTCCAGAAGCAGCTCACCGGGTTCCTCGGCAGCGACGCGATCCCCGCGGTCGTCGTCGCGGTCCGTGACAGCGGCCTCACCGAGGCCGACCTCGCAGCGCTCGGCACCGCGGCCGAGGCCGCAGCCACGCTCCCCGAGGTCGCGGGCGGCGCAAG encodes:
- a CDS encoding ABC transporter permease, yielding MSARAATVRTPVPGASSPGASVPEASVPGTAGDSRETGAGSTAASRDALAATSPVGPARHPRQRTRTVAGGGRRAVRRMGQVLRRAAVPAALLAAWAWGSASGRVPERIFPAPWQVVATARDLVASGVLAENLEVSLVRVATGFAIGASLGILLGVVAGLSSLADELLDPTLQMLRTIPFLAVAPLLVLWFGIGELPKTIIIATAATFPLYLNIHAGVRHVDRKVVEAARVFGLRGPALVARVVLPGAVPSVLVGLRVSLSVSLLALIVAELTNAPRGLGALMTSAQQYFQTDVLVVIVAIYALWGLGVDLLVRGLERVLLPYRVAGRAA
- a CDS encoding ferredoxin family protein, translated to MIELVDPVRCTLCDICVRVCPTNVFDAVPGGVPTIARQSDCQTCFQCEAWCPAEAIFVSPLRTPEPPGSRAHDRDALEEAGMLGLYRRRVGWSRADPAVADA
- a CDS encoding FAD-binding protein gives rise to the protein MTAPRRAPAPTVDHDDAQGITLTADVLVVGGGPAATWAAIAATEHGARTVLVDKGWCGTSGVAAAAGVAHWLLPPDAARRDAEIAVREARGGHLTDRRWIEAVLDEAWSRTALVDGWGYRPRGATRDTDRSRGDDRTLAGTAPDYLRFLRGRTRRGGARILDHSPALELLRDDDGRVRGAQGVQPRAGRPWTVHAGAVVLATGGTTWRSHALGGDVDTGEGHLMAAEVGAHLSSMEMSSFYGMVPLGTSMDKNGFMVAASYRDHEGRPLHYRDLHATRIELLRASERGTITARLDQVPPERRADARAAMPNFFMVTDKLGIDPFTEHFPIDWVTEGTVRGTGGLHLAGLDASTGVPGLYAAGDVAARDRLVGAATGAGGPNLSWAVATGTWAGRTAADEARSLPPYRGTPRPAGGLGLRGTAPGPTTPTPRAVLDAVQSETHPPARSVLKDAAILRDGDARLRALASAPGVLVPADGPRSASALRTREVAGMLQTARWVLAAAAARTETRGMHHRLDHPEEDPAQARRLLVGGLGDPWVATDPETPRTGPDHAPSRAALAALA
- a CDS encoding ABC transporter ATP-binding protein, translating into MSARATGISARDVTRAFDGRAVLDGFSLDVAPGEFVALLGPSGSGKTTFLRILAGLETHDDGDVEVGEPLSVVFQEPRLLPGTRLLGNVLLGRRRGRESRAQALAALSEVGLEGRERAWPTQLSGGEAQRVALARALVRDPGVLLLDEPFAALDALTRIRMQMLVADLCRRHRPAALLVTHDVDEAILLADRVVVLTDGRVGLDVTVPFARPRRRGVPGFGDLRLQLLDALGVVERVGAS
- a CDS encoding ABC transporter substrate-binding protein, with amino-acid sequence MTWLRSARTPSDTPSRRRARGPLATALAAAAALALAACSATADATGSTPNAPGGLTPLVVGAPWNGGPGTTPTETGPFGYAVARGLADKILAPHGYVYDKFVGFSNGPPVVEALLSGDVTVGFIGDTPATQARASDRPVTALAIARPSSDIWFLTRDASITSVEGLAGKKVALQFGSNFDKYGRAVLERAGVLEDVELVNLLFADALPALQRGDVDAVPLPATTAGLWLARNDFHVLSRASVDDPDLLATNVTLTAEATATAQPGLADAVWEVYRAGADAIEADHDAYATWVSETTGTPVDVVLQANLWAYGTERVDPQGLATVRTTLEFLTGNGSGAKEFDVDGWVAP